One region of Limnospira fusiformis SAG 85.79 genomic DNA includes:
- a CDS encoding IS607 family transposase, with the protein MARYVKPKEAAKILGVHERTLRRWDDNGSIDTIRTPAGQRRYNVESYTAKSGSDKRKVVIYARVSSHAQQSDLNRQVAALSNLYPEAEVVSEIGGGLNFKGKKMLALLGHHLSGDVGMVVVAHPDRLAIWGFDLFGWLCEQNSCSLMVLNQTSLSPEREMVEDILALLHCFSSRLYGRSKYKTQVKEDPDLPQPRAKSSLA; encoded by the coding sequence ATTGCCAGATATGTCAAACCCAAGGAAGCGGCCAAAATCCTTGGAGTCCATGAAAGAACACTCCGCAGATGGGACGACAATGGCTCAATCGACACCATCAGAACCCCCGCTGGGCAACGACGATATAACGTTGAGTCATATACTGCCAAATCAGGCAGTGACAAACGCAAAGTCGTTATCTATGCCAGAGTTAGTAGCCACGCCCAGCAGTCAGACCTCAACCGACAGGTGGCCGCACTGTCCAACCTCTACCCCGAAGCAGAAGTCGTCTCAGAAATCGGAGGCGGGCTCAACTTCAAGGGAAAGAAAATGCTGGCCTTACTGGGACATCATTTGTCAGGAGATGTCGGCATGGTTGTCGTTGCCCACCCAGACCGATTGGCAATATGGGGATTTGACTTGTTTGGATGGCTCTGTGAGCAAAACAGTTGCTCACTCATGGTTCTCAACCAGACAAGTCTCAGTCCAGAACGAGAAATGGTTGAGGACATCCTCGCCCTCCTCCACTGCTTTAGCTCCAGATTATACGGACGGAGTAAATACAAAACTCAGGTCAAAGAAGATCCGGATTTACCCCAGCCCAGAGCTAAATCAAGTCTGGCGTAA
- a CDS encoding RNA-guided endonuclease InsQ/TnpB family protein: MYPSPELNQVWRKWLAACRYCYNQAIALSRSGKRLSKLKLRNKVMPSDLPEWVKETPCHIRQNAIFDAYQALSASPGARFRSCRDSSQAIKFNNTNFSSGSWYPRLTKGLTFMVSEPIPKTCGQGTQLVFTKGRWLAIFPEPVAVTPTEANGVIALDPGVRTFITGFDGSRFLEFGSGDIGRITRLCQHLDDLMSRIAKEPCRSRRRRMRQAAQRMRTKIRNLVDEAHKQIAHYLTHNYSIIFLPTFETSDMVAKVKRLIRSKTARAMLTWAHYRFKLTLRHQGEITGTTVVDVTEEYTSKTCTHCGQMHSQLGGSKVFRCPECGFTLPRDWNGAFGIFLKALRDTASVTLTGNSAIVALSGNSRINVA; the protein is encoded by the coding sequence ATTTACCCCAGCCCAGAGCTAAATCAAGTCTGGCGTAAATGGCTGGCTGCTTGTCGGTATTGCTACAACCAAGCAATTGCATTATCTAGGAGTGGTAAACGACTAAGCAAGTTAAAGTTACGCAATAAAGTGATGCCGAGTGACTTACCCGAATGGGTCAAAGAAACACCCTGCCACATTCGGCAAAATGCCATCTTTGATGCCTATCAGGCTTTGAGCGCCAGTCCTGGCGCAAGGTTTAGGAGCTGTCGGGATAGTTCTCAAGCGATTAAGTTCAATAATACTAATTTCTCTTCAGGGAGTTGGTATCCAAGACTAACGAAAGGATTAACTTTCATGGTTTCCGAACCCATCCCTAAAACTTGCGGGCAAGGGACTCAGTTGGTGTTTACCAAAGGTCGATGGTTGGCGATTTTCCCTGAACCAGTTGCCGTTACCCCAACTGAAGCGAATGGCGTAATTGCATTAGACCCGGGTGTGCGAACTTTCATAACTGGGTTTGATGGCTCTCGGTTTCTGGAATTTGGCTCCGGGGATATAGGACGCATTACTAGGCTATGTCAACATTTGGATGATTTGATGAGCCGAATCGCCAAGGAACCCTGTCGTTCAAGAAGGCGACGGATGAGGCAAGCGGCTCAACGAATGAGAACCAAAATCCGCAATCTAGTTGATGAAGCCCACAAACAAATTGCTCACTACTTGACTCACAACTACAGCATAATTTTTCTGCCGACCTTCGAGACTTCCGATATGGTTGCCAAGGTGAAGCGTCTAATCAGGTCTAAGACTGCCCGCGCCATGCTGACATGGGCGCATTATCGATTCAAACTAACCCTGAGACATCAAGGGGAAATAACTGGAACCACAGTTGTAGATGTGACGGAAGAATACACCAGCAAAACCTGTACTCACTGTGGTCAGATGCATTCCCAGCTAGGTGGCTCAAAAGTGTTCCGATGTCCTGAGTGCGGGTTCACTCTACCCAGGGACTGGAACGGTGCTTTTGGAATCTTTCTAAAAGCTTTGCGGGATACCGCCTCTGTTACCTTAACGGGTAATAGTGCTATCGTCGCATTGTCAGGCAATAGCCGGATAAATGTCGCGTAA
- the glgA gene encoding glycogen synthase GlgA, whose product MYIVQIASECAPVIKAGGLGDVVYGLSRELELRGHAVEIILPKYDCMRYDHIWGLHEAYRDLVVPWYGAAIHCDVYCGWVYGRLCFFIDPHSDDLFFNRDCYYGCNDDNMRFAFFSKAALEFLLLTNKRPDVIHCHDWQTGLVPVLLFEIYKYHGMEYQRVCYTIHNFKHQGIAGCNVLWATGLNKESYYFADDRLQDPFNPFALNLMKGGIVYSNFITTVSPHHAWEAHYGDFGYGLGHTIHEHQHKFRGVLNGIDYEVWNPGVDRYIPHHYDADTFTEKAKNKQALRERLWLGHGDKPLIAYVGRLDQQKGVHLVHHAIYYALYRQAQFVLLGSATETAINNWFLHEKNHLNHNPDCHIEIGFNEELSHLIYAGADIIIVPSNYEPCGLTQMIGLQYGTVPVVRGVGGLLNTVFDRDYDNCHEEEKRNGYVFFQTDSQALESALDRAIGLWYHYPKEFQKLAIQGMEYDYSWSNPATQYLSIYEYIRHK is encoded by the coding sequence ATGTACATTGTACAGATTGCCTCTGAGTGCGCCCCTGTAATCAAGGCGGGAGGTTTGGGTGATGTAGTCTACGGACTCAGCCGAGAGTTGGAACTGCGGGGCCATGCAGTAGAGATAATTCTACCCAAATATGATTGTATGCGTTATGACCATATTTGGGGACTACACGAAGCCTACCGAGATTTAGTTGTCCCTTGGTATGGTGCAGCGATACACTGTGATGTTTACTGTGGCTGGGTTTATGGCAGATTATGCTTTTTCATAGACCCCCATTCGGATGACTTATTTTTCAATCGCGACTGCTACTACGGTTGCAATGATGACAATATGCGGTTTGCCTTTTTCAGTAAGGCAGCCTTAGAGTTTCTGTTGCTGACTAACAAACGGCCCGATGTGATCCACTGTCATGACTGGCAAACTGGCCTAGTTCCGGTGCTACTGTTCGAGATTTACAAGTATCATGGCATGGAATATCAACGGGTTTGTTATACCATTCATAACTTTAAACATCAGGGCATTGCGGGATGTAATGTTTTGTGGGCTACCGGTCTGAATAAGGAATCTTACTATTTCGCTGACGATCGCCTCCAAGATCCCTTTAATCCTTTTGCTCTAAATTTGATGAAAGGCGGAATCGTCTATTCTAATTTCATCACCACAGTTTCCCCCCACCATGCTTGGGAAGCACACTATGGCGATTTTGGTTATGGTTTGGGCCATACCATTCATGAACATCAACATAAATTCAGGGGGGTACTCAATGGCATTGACTATGAAGTATGGAATCCCGGAGTCGATCGCTATATTCCCCATCATTATGATGCTGATACCTTTACGGAAAAAGCCAAAAACAAACAAGCACTCCGAGAGCGATTATGGCTGGGTCACGGGGATAAACCTTTAATTGCTTATGTGGGGCGTTTAGACCAACAAAAAGGCGTTCATCTCGTCCACCATGCTATTTATTATGCCCTCTATCGCCAAGCTCAATTTGTGTTGTTAGGTTCGGCAACGGAAACCGCAATTAACAACTGGTTTTTGCATGAAAAAAATCATCTAAATCATAACCCTGATTGCCATATCGAAATTGGTTTTAATGAAGAACTTTCCCATCTCATTTACGCCGGGGCTGATATTATTATTGTTCCCAGCAATTATGAACCTTGTGGCTTAACTCAGATGATTGGGTTGCAATATGGGACAGTTCCAGTGGTGCGGGGGGTTGGCGGGTTACTCAATACAGTGTTTGACCGAGACTATGACAACTGTCATGAAGAAGAAAAACGCAATGGTTATGTGTTTTTCCAAACTGATAGTCAGGCACTAGAATCGGCTTTAGATAGAGCGATCGGCTTGTGGTATCACTATCCCAAAGAGTTTCAAAAGTTGGCAATTCAAGGGATGGAATATGACTACTCATGGTCAAATCCAGCTACTCAGTATTTGTCGATTTACGAATATATTCGACATAAATAA
- a CDS encoding sulfotransferase domain-containing protein: MMFSSAYKYQVNQWYFRPTDVFLASYPRSGNTWMRLLLSDVIKQLGGETTQPGGNVIPDVYKVDIEDWYRNPRIKIPFRIIKTHEPFDLISDYRIIYLFRHPADCLCSYYHYQLRSPKFRKNNSGIDEFCLNLINQWCGHINSYLEAAKTDSDRLLFVSYESLNNNPVESLKNACIFMDLDITESQAKIAVTNQQFRQLKSLSQRGDSQTLGFAENGGYQNFFRRGEINSSAQELSGNTRETINHKSQNLDNQMRELESQKVTNINSN, encoded by the coding sequence ATGATGTTTTCCTCAGCATATAAATACCAAGTAAATCAATGGTATTTTCGACCGACAGATGTATTTCTAGCCTCCTATCCACGTTCTGGTAATACTTGGATGCGATTGTTACTTAGTGATGTAATTAAACAATTGGGGGGGGAAACAACACAGCCAGGAGGTAATGTGATCCCAGATGTTTATAAGGTTGATATTGAAGACTGGTATCGCAACCCTCGGATTAAAATTCCGTTTCGGATTATTAAAACCCATGAACCATTCGACCTAATTTCAGATTATCGAATTATCTACCTATTTCGACATCCTGCTGATTGTCTTTGTTCCTACTATCACTATCAACTAAGGTCGCCTAAGTTTCGGAAAAATAACTCGGGGATAGATGAGTTTTGTCTGAATTTAATCAATCAATGGTGTGGTCATATTAACAGTTATTTAGAAGCTGCAAAAACTGACAGCGATCGCCTTTTATTTGTCAGCTATGAATCCCTAAATAATAACCCGGTTGAATCTCTCAAAAATGCCTGCATTTTTATGGATTTAGATATCACAGAATCTCAGGCTAAAATTGCCGTCACTAATCAACAATTCCGGCAACTTAAAAGTCTCAGTCAGCGGGGAGATAGCCAAACTCTAGGATTTGCGGAAAACGGCGGATATCAAAACTTCTTTCGGCGCGGTGAAATCAACTCATCGGCACAAGAATTGTCGGGAAACACCCGCGAAACTATCAACCATAAATCCCAGAATCTTGACAATCAAATGAGGGAACTGGAGTCACAAAAAGTCACAAATATTAATAGTAATTAA
- a CDS encoding ATP-binding protein, protein MDLLSHQFISYFEPEQADKLCQLAIVEYYPEGSLIFEEGEVPDYLYLVLTGEVEFSKSTGGDRYQVVTVARPNSFFGEFGVLDGQPRSARAIATLGGATLAKISRDNLITILQDAKGQVVLKLFGYITQQLRNTTNEYVNQMVHKQKMELLGEMVNTIVHDFRSPFTGIQLSSSMIRELHPDEETEEWCDLISMQIQRMLGMAEEVLEFSRGSTSLLLKPVAIEEIIQQFEKLNRVYLHSSDVELVIDIPDGIYVLADLNKIIRVLQNLVSNAVEAFPNSQGKIIITATTQDNWGVIMVKDNGTGIPKAIQEHLFDAFVTYGKQGGTGLGTAIAKSIVEAHGGAISFESTAGAGTTFWIRLPLNSGDPNMQSPTLKQVNIG, encoded by the coding sequence ATGGATTTACTATCCCATCAGTTTATCAGCTATTTTGAGCCAGAACAGGCGGATAAACTTTGTCAGTTGGCTATTGTCGAATACTACCCAGAAGGAAGCCTAATTTTTGAAGAAGGCGAAGTTCCCGACTACTTATATTTAGTGCTAACGGGGGAAGTAGAGTTTAGTAAGTCCACAGGAGGCGATCGCTATCAGGTGGTAACAGTAGCTAGACCCAATAGCTTTTTTGGTGAATTTGGGGTCTTAGACGGACAGCCACGCAGTGCGAGAGCGATCGCTACACTAGGGGGAGCTACCCTAGCTAAAATCTCACGGGATAACCTAATCACCATTCTCCAAGACGCAAAGGGTCAAGTAGTCCTCAAGCTATTCGGCTATATTACCCAACAACTGCGAAACACCACCAACGAGTATGTCAACCAAATGGTTCACAAGCAGAAAATGGAACTATTGGGGGAAATGGTCAACACCATTGTACACGATTTTCGCAGCCCCTTCACAGGTATTCAGCTTTCTAGTTCCATGATTCGGGAACTACACCCGGACGAAGAAACCGAGGAATGGTGCGATCTAATTTCCATGCAAATTCAACGGATGTTAGGAATGGCTGAAGAAGTCCTAGAATTTAGTCGGGGAAGCACCAGCCTGCTCTTAAAACCCGTGGCTATAGAGGAGATTATACAGCAGTTTGAAAAGTTAAACCGAGTCTATTTACACTCCTCTGATGTAGAATTGGTCATTGATATTCCTGACGGAATCTACGTCCTAGCTGACCTTAACAAGATTATACGGGTGTTACAGAACTTGGTCAGCAATGCAGTGGAGGCCTTTCCTAATTCACAGGGAAAGATTATCATCACTGCTACCACTCAAGATAATTGGGGGGTGATTATGGTTAAAGATAACGGAACGGGTATTCCCAAAGCTATTCAAGAACATCTATTTGATGCCTTTGTCACCTATGGAAAACAGGGAGGAACAGGTTTAGGAACAGCGATCGCCAAATCCATTGTCGAAGCTCATGGCGGCGCGATTAGCTTTGAATCAACCGCCGGAGCAGGAACTACATTTTGGATTCGTCTACCTTTGAACAGTGGCGATCCCAATATGCAGTCCCCAACCCTCAAACAAGTAAATATTGGTTGA
- a CDS encoding SDR family oxidoreductase, translating into MNSESCIFLAGASRGVGREIANCLRGGQVKVRALLRSPSSGPELERMGIEIVMGDALDLAAVEQAVTDGPAISAMISTIGGLPKDGQRADYLGNRNLIDAAVKANVGKFILISSIGSGQSAVALPPQAMETLKSVLIEKEKAEEHLINSGLTYTIIRPGGLKSEPATGNGVLTEDYRVAGTIHRADVAALACACLHSDQANNKILSAIDRQMAYGQTDFEVLDI; encoded by the coding sequence ATGAATTCTGAATCTTGTATTTTTCTCGCGGGTGCGAGTCGGGGTGTAGGTCGGGAAATTGCCAATTGTCTGAGGGGAGGACAAGTAAAGGTTAGGGCATTATTACGATCGCCATCCAGCGGACCAGAACTCGAAAGAATGGGGATTGAAATTGTCATGGGAGATGCTCTCGATCTGGCCGCCGTTGAACAGGCTGTGACAGACGGGCCGGCTATTTCTGCCATGATTAGCACCATTGGCGGTTTACCGAAAGACGGTCAAAGGGCTGATTATTTGGGGAATCGTAACCTGATTGATGCAGCCGTGAAAGCTAATGTAGGAAAATTTATCCTAATTTCCTCCATTGGTAGCGGTCAAAGTGCTGTAGCTCTCCCTCCCCAGGCTATGGAAACCCTGAAATCAGTCTTGATAGAAAAGGAAAAAGCCGAGGAACATCTGATTAATAGTGGCCTCACCTATACTATTATCCGTCCGGGAGGGTTAAAGTCCGAACCAGCGACGGGAAATGGTGTGCTAACGGAGGATTACCGAGTCGCGGGAACTATCCACCGCGCTGATGTGGCGGCTTTGGCTTGCGCCTGCTTGCACTCGGATCAGGCTAATAATAAAATTCTCTCAGCTATCGATCGCCAAATGGCCTATGGTCAAACAGATTTTGAGGTTTTGGATATATAA
- a CDS encoding SPFH domain-containing protein yields MEQLFLIIILLFGGSTLAGSVKIINQGDKALVESLGKYNGRTLDPGLNFLVPFLDRVAYRETVREQVLDIPPQKCITRDNVSISVDAVVYWRIMDLEKACYKVNNLQAAMENMVRTQIRSEMGKLELDQTFTARTEVNEMLLRELDIATDPWGVKVTRVELRDICPTKAVMDAMELQMSAERQKRAAILASEGERESAVNSAKGRAEAQVLAAEAQQKAVVLEAQAQRQSQVLKAHATAEAIQILTKTLQSDPEAREALQYLLAQNYIEMGATIGNSDSSKVMFMDPRSIPATLEGMRSLISDTPSS; encoded by the coding sequence ATGGAACAGCTATTTTTGATCATTATTTTACTCTTCGGTGGCTCGACACTGGCAGGTTCTGTCAAAATTATTAATCAGGGCGATAAAGCCTTAGTCGAAAGCCTCGGTAAGTATAATGGCCGTACCTTAGATCCGGGTTTAAACTTTCTTGTCCCTTTCTTGGATCGGGTGGCTTATCGGGAAACTGTCCGGGAACAAGTCCTTGATATTCCTCCCCAAAAATGTATTACCCGCGATAATGTTTCCATTAGCGTTGATGCTGTCGTTTATTGGCGGATTATGGATTTGGAAAAAGCCTGCTATAAGGTGAATAACCTACAGGCTGCTATGGAAAATATGGTGCGAACCCAGATCCGTTCCGAAATGGGAAAACTAGAACTTGATCAAACTTTCACCGCGCGCACAGAAGTTAATGAAATGCTATTGCGGGAATTGGATATCGCTACTGACCCCTGGGGTGTGAAAGTCACACGGGTGGAATTGCGCGATATTTGCCCTACTAAGGCGGTAATGGATGCTATGGAATTGCAGATGTCTGCGGAACGACAAAAACGCGCTGCTATTCTGGCTTCCGAAGGAGAACGAGAATCTGCTGTTAACTCCGCTAAAGGTCGGGCTGAGGCGCAAGTTTTAGCTGCTGAAGCTCAACAAAAGGCTGTGGTACTCGAGGCTCAAGCACAACGTCAATCTCAGGTTCTCAAAGCCCATGCGACGGCGGAAGCTATCCAAATTCTAACTAAGACTCTCCAAAGTGACCCGGAAGCACGGGAAGCCTTGCAATATCTGTTAGCCCAAAACTATATTGAGATGGGAGCTACTATCGGTAATAGTGATAGCAGCAAGGTCATGTTTATGGACCCGCGATCTATCCCCGCCACTCTCGAAGGTATGAGATCTCTGATTTCTGATACCCCTAGTTCTTAA
- a CDS encoding NfeD family protein — translation MFANPTLVWLLAGAVLCLMELFLPTAFVEFMMGVSALVVAAISLILPNVPIQIALWMILSVASIMVMRRLLPHRRVAILEEATEAETLTEILPGQTGRVIYDGISWRARSEGEYAIAPGQKVLVVNREGNTLIVVPEKLINS, via the coding sequence ATGTTTGCCAATCCTACACTCGTTTGGTTGCTGGCCGGGGCCGTGTTATGTTTGATGGAGTTATTTCTTCCTACGGCCTTTGTCGAGTTTATGATGGGCGTAAGTGCCTTGGTAGTGGCTGCGATCTCTTTGATCTTGCCTAATGTTCCCATACAAATAGCTCTCTGGATGATATTATCCGTGGCATCTATAATGGTAATGCGCCGTTTATTGCCACACCGTCGGGTTGCTATCCTGGAAGAAGCAACAGAGGCTGAAACTTTGACGGAAATTTTGCCGGGACAAACCGGACGGGTAATTTATGATGGGATTTCTTGGCGGGCACGTTCCGAGGGAGAATATGCGATCGCTCCTGGACAAAAGGTCCTGGTTGTCAATCGAGAAGGAAATACCTTAATTGTCGTTCCTGAAAAGTTAATCAATTCCTAA
- a CDS encoding RNA-guided endonuclease InsQ/TnpB family protein: MRTSSPSSTASVPDYTDCVNIKLRSKKIRIYPSPELNQVWRKWLAACRYCYNQAIALSRSGKRLSKLKLRNKVMQSDLPEWVKETPGHIRQNAIFEAYQALTASPDARFRSCRDSSQGIKFNNTNFSSGSWYPRLTKGLTFMVSEPIPKTCGQGTQLVFAKGRWFAVFPEPVAVTPTDATGVIALDPGVRTFMTGFDGSRFLELGSGDIGRITRLCQHLDDLMSRIAKEPCRSRRRRMRQAAQRMRTKIRNLVDEAHKQIAHYLTHNYSIIFLPTFETSNMVAKVKRLIKSKTARAMLTWAHYRFKLTLRHQGEITGTTVVDVMEEYTSKTCTHCGHVHSQLGGSKVFRCPECGFTLPRDWNGAFGIFLKALRDTASVTLTGNSAIVALSGNSRINVA, encoded by the coding sequence TTGAGGACATCCTCGCCATCCTCCACTGCTTCAGTTCCCGATTATACGGATTGCGTAAATATAAAACTCAGGTCAAAGAAGATCCGGATTTACCCCAGCCCCGAGCTAAATCAAGTCTGGCGCAAATGGTTGGCCGCTTGTCGGTATTGCTACAACCAAGCAATTGCATTATCCCGGAGTGGTAAACGACTAAGCAAGTTAAAGTTACGCAATAAAGTGATGCAGAGTGACTTACCCGAATGGGTCAAAGAAACACCCGGCCACATTCGGCAAAATGCCATCTTTGAGGCCTATCAGGCTTTGACCGCTAGTCCTGATGCAAGGTTTAGAAGTTGTCGTGACAGCTCTCAAGGGATTAAGTTCAATAATACTAATTTCTCTTCAGGGAGTTGGTATCCAAGACTAACGAAAGGATTAACTTTCATGGTTTCCGAACCCATCCCTAAAACTTGCGGGCAAGGGACTCAATTAGTCTTTGCCAAGGGGCGGTGGTTTGCGGTGTTTCCTGAACCAGTTGCCGTTACCCCAACTGACGCTACTGGCGTGATTGCATTAGACCCGGGCGTCCGAACTTTTATGACCGGGTTTGATGGTTCACGATTTCTGGAATTGGGCTCCGGAGATATAGGACGCATTACTAGGCTATGTCAACATTTGGATGATTTGATGAGCCGAATCGCCAAGGAACCCTGTCGTTCAAGAAGGCGACGGATGAGGCAAGCGGCTCAACGAATGAGAACCAAAATCCGCAATCTAGTTGATGAAGCCCACAAACAAATTGCTCACTACTTGACTCATAACTACAGTATAATTTTTCTGCCGACCTTCGAGACTTCCAACATGGTTGCCAAGGTGAAGCGTCTAATCAAATCCAAGACTGCCCGAGCCATGCTGACATGGGCGCATTATCGATTCAAACTAACCCTGAGACATCAAGGGGAAATAACTGGAACCACAGTTGTAGATGTGATGGAAGAATACACCAGCAAAACCTGTACTCACTGTGGTCATGTGCATTCCCAGCTAGGTGGCTCAAAAGTGTTCCGATGTCCGGAGTGCGGGTTCACTCTACCCAGGGACTGGAACGGTGCTTTTGGAATCTTTCTAAAAGCTTTGCGGGATACCGCCTCTGTTACCTTAACGGGTAATAGTGCTATCGTCGCATTGTCAGGCAATAGC